One part of the Nostoc sp. PCC 7120 = FACHB-418 genome encodes these proteins:
- a CDS encoding DevA family ABC transporter ATP-binding protein translates to MRQEAVIAIKSLNHYYGKGALKRQILFDINLEIYPGEIVIMTGPSGSGKTTLLSLIGGLRSVQEGNLQFLGVELSGASQNKLVQIRRSIGYIFQAHNLLGFLTARQNVQMAVELNEHISQEEAIAKAEAMLTAVGLENRVDYYPENLSGGQKQRVAIARALVNNPPLVLADEPTAALDKQSGRDVVEIMQRLAKDQGTSILLVTHDNRILDIADRIVEMEDGILARDSQTAIVSYDSGAWNETP, encoded by the coding sequence ATGAGACAAGAAGCTGTAATTGCCATTAAAAGCCTCAATCATTACTATGGTAAAGGCGCTCTCAAAAGGCAGATTTTATTTGATATAAACCTAGAAATTTATCCTGGGGAAATTGTAATTATGACCGGGCCATCAGGTTCGGGTAAAACTACATTACTAAGCTTGATTGGTGGTTTGCGGTCGGTACAGGAGGGAAATCTGCAATTTTTAGGTGTTGAGTTGTCAGGTGCTAGCCAGAATAAACTGGTGCAGATTCGCCGCAGTATTGGTTATATATTTCAGGCTCACAATTTGCTGGGTTTTTTAACTGCAAGACAAAATGTGCAGATGGCGGTGGAATTGAACGAGCATATTTCCCAAGAAGAAGCGATCGCCAAAGCAGAGGCCATGCTGACAGCCGTAGGTCTAGAAAATCGTGTGGATTACTACCCAGAAAATCTTTCTGGAGGACAAAAACAAAGAGTAGCGATCGCCCGCGCCCTAGTGAATAATCCGCCCTTGGTACTAGCAGACGAACCAACCGCCGCCTTAGATAAACAATCGGGACGTGATGTTGTGGAAATCATGCAGCGTCTCGCTAAAGACCAAGGTACTTCCATTTTGTTAGTTACCCACGATAACCGCATTCTCGACATCGCTGATCGCATCGTCGAAATGGAAGATGGTATATTAGCTCGTGATTCCCAAACAGCGATTGTTAGTTATGATTCCGGCGCTTGGAACGAAACCCCTTAA
- a CDS encoding HAD family hydrolase, protein MYINSHVGTGHSTNLQRLSQNAVTELSNIRLIATDMDGTLTQQGRFSAALLQTLENLKAAGLPILIVTGRSAGWVSGISSLMPIAGAIGENGGLFYPADSEHPLLLTPIADLTGHRQNLALVFQKLKQKFPQIQESGDNRFRITDWTFDVAGLTLAELQLIGNLCQDMGWGFTYSNVQCHIKPQGQEKAIALLQVLQKYFPDYSPTQVVTVGDSPNDESLFNQRYFPLSVGVANVLKYAHQLQHQPSYVTTTAEGEGFCELCSYILGVAE, encoded by the coding sequence ATGTACATAAATTCCCATGTTGGTACTGGACATTCTACAAATCTGCAAAGACTTTCCCAAAATGCTGTGACTGAGTTGAGCAATATTCGCCTCATTGCCACAGATATGGATGGTACTCTGACTCAGCAAGGAAGATTTTCTGCGGCTTTGTTGCAAACCCTAGAAAATTTAAAGGCTGCGGGGTTACCAATATTAATTGTCACCGGACGTTCAGCCGGTTGGGTAAGTGGAATTAGTAGCTTGATGCCAATTGCAGGGGCGATAGGGGAAAATGGGGGTTTGTTCTATCCTGCTGACAGTGAGCATCCATTACTATTAACACCCATTGCCGATTTAACTGGACATAGGCAGAACTTAGCTCTGGTTTTTCAAAAATTAAAACAGAAATTTCCCCAAATTCAAGAATCAGGGGATAATCGCTTTCGCATTACCGATTGGACATTTGATGTAGCTGGCTTGACTTTAGCGGAACTACAACTTATTGGTAATCTCTGTCAAGATATGGGTTGGGGATTTACTTACAGCAACGTCCAGTGTCATATCAAACCACAAGGACAAGAAAAAGCGATCGCTCTCTTACAGGTGTTACAAAAATATTTTCCCGATTATTCCCCGACTCAGGTTGTAACCGTTGGCGATAGCCCTAACGATGAAAGTTTATTTAATCAGCGTTATTTTCCCCTTTCTGTCGGTGTGGCAAATGTGTTGAAATATGCACACCAATTACAACATCAACCTAGTTATGTCACTACTACGGCTGAGGGGGAAGGATTTTGTGAGTTATGCAGTTATATTTTGGGCGTTGCCGAATGA
- the uvrA gene encoding excinuclease ABC subunit UvrA, with the protein MSDKKLAASLNGHLPYANDNSQNTIRIRGARQHNLKNIDLELPRDRLIVFTGVSGSGKSSLAFDTIFAEGQRRYVESLSAYARQFLGQLDKPDVEAIEGLSPAISIDQKSTSHNPRSTVGTVTEIYDYLRLLFGRAGEPHCPICDRCIAPQTIDEMVDRIMELPDRTRFQILAPVVRGKKGTHRKLLSSLASQGFVRIRVDGEVRELSDSIELDKNITHTIEVVIDRLVKKDGIQERLVDSLSTCLKQAGGIAIILVSPSTDTPEEKDEELVFSENFACPEHGAVMEELSPRLFSFNSPYGACPNCHGLGTLRRFSPELVVPDPEAPVYAAIAPWSEKENSYYLELLYSLGQTHNFELQINWHKLTPEQQQIILYGEKQEAKDNPKTPSFKGVLPILQRQYEGGSELIKQKLEQYLIDQPCEVCHGKRLKPEALAVKLGQYNILDLTGVSIRDCRERTEQLKLSDRQMQIADLVLREVKARLQFLLDVGLDYLTLDRAAMTLSGGEAQRIRLATQIGSGLTGVLYVLDEPSIGLHQRDNARLLKTLTKLRDLGNTLIVVEHDEETIRAADYLVDIGPGAGIHGGNIISQGDLQALLTAEESLTGAYLSGRKVINTPGERREGNGRSLSIKNAYRNNLRNIDVEIPLGKLVAVTGVSGSGKSTLINELLYPSLQHHLTKKVPLPKELEKIQGLSAVDKAIVIDQSPIGRTPRSNPATYTGVFDVIRDVFSQTVEAKARGYKPGQFSFNVKGGRCEACSGQGVNVIEMNFLPDVYVQCEICKGARYNRETLQVKYKDKSISDVLNMTVEESLDFFQNIPKAATRLQTLVDVGLGYVQLGQPATTLSGGEAQRVKLATELSRRATGKTLYLIDEPTTGLSFYDVHKLLDVLQRLVDKGNSILVIEHNLDVIRCADWVIDLGPEGGDKGGEVIAVGTPEEIAKNTRSYTGQYLQQVLEQYPAVVN; encoded by the coding sequence ATGTCAGATAAAAAGCTAGCCGCATCCCTGAATGGACATCTTCCCTACGCCAATGACAATAGCCAGAATACCATTAGGATTCGGGGTGCGCGACAGCATAATCTGAAGAATATTGACTTGGAATTGCCACGCGATCGCCTGATCGTGTTTACTGGTGTATCAGGTTCGGGTAAGTCTTCCTTGGCGTTTGATACCATCTTCGCGGAAGGTCAACGGCGCTATGTGGAATCCCTCAGTGCTTACGCCAGACAATTTTTAGGACAATTAGATAAACCGGATGTGGAAGCCATCGAAGGCTTAAGCCCGGCGATTTCCATTGACCAAAAATCTACATCTCACAACCCCCGTTCTACTGTGGGGACGGTGACAGAAATTTACGACTATTTGCGACTGTTGTTTGGTCGAGCTGGTGAACCCCATTGTCCCATCTGCGATCGCTGTATTGCACCCCAAACCATTGATGAGATGGTTGATAGAATTATGGAACTACCAGACCGCACGCGCTTCCAAATTCTCGCGCCTGTTGTCAGGGGTAAGAAAGGAACTCACCGCAAATTATTATCTAGTTTGGCTTCCCAAGGCTTTGTCCGGATACGCGTTGATGGGGAAGTCCGTGAACTGTCTGATTCGATTGAGTTAGATAAAAATATTACTCATACCATTGAAGTTGTCATTGACCGACTGGTAAAAAAAGACGGTATTCAAGAACGTTTGGTAGATTCTCTGTCTACGTGTCTCAAACAAGCTGGTGGTATTGCTATTATTCTTGTCAGTCCTTCTACCGACACACCAGAAGAGAAAGACGAAGAATTAGTATTTTCAGAAAACTTTGCCTGTCCTGAACATGGCGCAGTTATGGAGGAGTTATCACCGCGCTTGTTCTCATTCAACTCTCCCTACGGTGCTTGTCCCAACTGTCACGGTTTGGGAACCCTCAGAAGATTTTCCCCAGAATTAGTCGTACCTGACCCTGAAGCTCCAGTATATGCGGCGATCGCTCCTTGGTCAGAAAAAGAAAATTCCTATTACCTGGAATTACTATATAGTCTAGGACAAACTCATAATTTTGAGTTGCAAATAAATTGGCATAAGCTGACCCCAGAACAACAGCAAATTATTTTGTATGGGGAGAAACAGGAAGCTAAAGATAATCCTAAGACACCAAGTTTTAAAGGTGTATTGCCAATTTTACAACGCCAATATGAAGGCGGTTCCGAATTAATTAAGCAGAAATTAGAGCAGTATTTAATTGACCAACCATGTGAAGTTTGTCACGGCAAACGGTTAAAACCAGAAGCTTTGGCGGTGAAGTTGGGACAATATAATATCTTAGATTTAACTGGTGTTTCAATTCGGGATTGCCGAGAGAGAACAGAGCAATTAAAATTAAGCGATCGGCAGATGCAAATTGCCGATTTAGTGTTGCGAGAAGTGAAAGCTAGATTGCAATTCTTGTTAGATGTCGGCTTAGACTATCTTACCCTAGACCGTGCAGCCATGACCCTCTCTGGTGGTGAAGCCCAACGCATTCGCCTTGCCACACAAATTGGTTCTGGCTTAACAGGTGTTCTCTACGTTTTAGATGAACCAAGTATTGGTTTACACCAAAGAGATAACGCAAGATTACTCAAAACTTTAACTAAATTAAGGGATTTAGGTAATACCCTAATTGTAGTTGAACACGATGAAGAAACAATCCGTGCTGCCGACTACCTAGTTGATATTGGGCCAGGTGCGGGTATCCACGGCGGTAATATTATTTCTCAAGGCGATTTGCAAGCTTTATTAACAGCAGAAGAGTCTCTTACTGGTGCATATTTATCGGGACGTAAAGTCATTAATACACCAGGAGAACGCCGCGAAGGTAACGGTCGGAGTTTAAGCATTAAAAATGCCTATCGCAATAATTTAAGAAATATTGACGTAGAAATTCCCTTGGGTAAATTAGTTGCTGTCACCGGAGTATCTGGTTCTGGTAAATCGACTTTAATTAACGAATTACTTTACCCATCACTACAACATCATCTAACTAAAAAAGTTCCTTTACCTAAAGAATTAGAGAAAATTCAGGGGTTGAGTGCAGTCGATAAAGCCATCGTCATCGACCAATCACCCATCGGACGCACACCACGTTCTAACCCCGCAACTTACACAGGAGTTTTTGACGTAATTCGAGACGTATTTTCACAAACAGTAGAAGCCAAAGCCAGAGGTTACAAACCCGGACAATTTTCTTTCAACGTTAAAGGTGGACGTTGTGAAGCCTGTAGTGGACAGGGTGTAAATGTCATAGAGATGAACTTTCTCCCTGATGTTTATGTACAGTGTGAAATTTGCAAAGGAGCAAGATACAATCGCGAAACGTTGCAAGTGAAATATAAAGATAAATCTATTTCTGACGTTCTCAACATGACTGTTGAGGAGAGTTTAGATTTTTTCCAAAACATCCCCAAGGCTGCTACAAGGTTGCAAACTTTAGTGGATGTTGGCTTAGGCTATGTTCAACTAGGACAGCCCGCAACTACCTTATCTGGTGGCGAAGCGCAAAGGGTAAAATTAGCCACAGAATTATCTCGCCGTGCTACAGGTAAGACACTTTATTTAATCGACGAACCTACTACGGGGTTATCTTTTTACGATGTCCACAAATTATTAGATGTGTTGCAAAGATTGGTAGATAAAGGTAACTCAATTTTAGTTATTGAACACAACTTAGATGTGATTCGTTGTGCTGATTGGGTGATTGATTTGGGGCCAGAAGGTGGTGATAAGGGGGGAGAAGTGATTGCTGTTGGGACACCGGAGGAAATTGCTAAAAATACTAGGTCTTATACCGGGCAATATTTACAGCAGGTGTTAGAACAGTATCCTGCGGTGGTAAATTAA
- the argS gene encoding arginine--tRNA ligase has product MNATQEQLKIKLEQALVAAFGDEYAGVDPILVSASNPKFGDYQANVALSLSKKLGQQPRAIASAIVEKLDVSEICEKPEIAGPGFINLKLKTAYLEAQLNTIQADTRLGVPTAKHPQREIVDFSSPNIAKEMHVGHLRSTIIGDSIARILEFRGHDVLRLNHVGDWGTQFGMLITYLREVSPEALTTANALDIGDLVSFYRQAKQRFDADEAFQETARQEVVRLQAGAADTLHAWKLLCEQSRQEFQVIYDLLDVKLTERGESFYNPLLPTVVENLEKSGLLVENQGAKCVFLDGFTNREGEPLPLIVQKSDGGYNYATTDLAALRYRIQKDEAKRIIYITDAGQANHFAQFFQVARKAGWIPDDVELVHVPFGLVLGEDGKKFKTRSGDTVRLRDLLDEAISRAHADVEVRLKAEEREETAEFIDKVAEVVGISAVKYADLSQNRTSNYIFSYDKMLDLKGNTAPYMLYAYARIQGISRKGEINFADLGDNAKVILQHETEFALAKYLLQLGEVISTVEEDLSPNRLCEYLYELSKRFNAFYDRNQGVQVLSAEEPLRTSRLVLCDLTARTLKLGLSLLGIQVLERM; this is encoded by the coding sequence ATGAACGCTACACAAGAACAACTAAAGATAAAACTTGAGCAGGCTTTGGTTGCTGCTTTTGGCGATGAGTACGCCGGAGTAGACCCGATTTTGGTTTCTGCTAGCAATCCTAAGTTTGGTGATTATCAAGCCAACGTTGCTTTATCGTTGAGTAAAAAGTTAGGACAGCAACCGCGAGCGATCGCCTCTGCTATTGTAGAAAAACTAGATGTATCAGAAATTTGCGAAAAACCAGAAATTGCTGGGCCTGGTTTTATTAACCTGAAGTTGAAAACCGCCTACCTAGAAGCGCAACTAAACACTATTCAAGCAGATACCAGACTAGGCGTTCCTACCGCCAAACACCCACAACGGGAAATCGTCGATTTTTCTAGTCCGAATATCGCCAAAGAGATGCACGTTGGACACTTGCGTTCTACCATCATCGGTGATTCCATCGCCCGGATTCTTGAATTTCGCGGACATGATGTATTGCGGTTAAATCATGTGGGTGATTGGGGTACCCAATTTGGGATGTTAATTACTTACCTGCGGGAAGTTTCCCCAGAAGCCTTAACTACTGCTAATGCTTTAGATATCGGTGATTTGGTGAGTTTTTATCGTCAAGCCAAGCAACGGTTTGATGCTGATGAAGCCTTCCAAGAGACAGCGCGCCAAGAAGTTGTTAGATTACAAGCCGGCGCAGCAGATACCCTCCATGCTTGGAAGTTGTTGTGTGAACAATCACGCCAAGAGTTTCAGGTAATTTATGATTTGTTAGATGTCAAATTAACTGAACGAGGCGAATCTTTTTATAACCCCTTACTACCAACTGTTGTAGAAAATTTAGAGAAATCTGGTTTATTGGTAGAAAACCAAGGTGCAAAATGCGTTTTCTTAGATGGCTTTACTAATAGAGAAGGTGAACCTCTACCCTTGATTGTGCAGAAATCTGATGGTGGTTATAACTACGCTACAACAGATTTAGCTGCGTTACGTTACCGGATTCAAAAAGATGAAGCCAAACGCATTATTTATATCACCGATGCGGGACAAGCCAACCACTTTGCCCAATTCTTTCAAGTAGCACGTAAAGCCGGATGGATTCCTGATGATGTGGAATTGGTTCACGTCCCCTTTGGTTTGGTGTTGGGTGAAGATGGGAAAAAATTTAAAACTCGTTCCGGTGATACTGTGCGGCTACGAGATTTATTAGATGAAGCAATTTCTCGCGCCCATGCAGATGTAGAAGTAAGATTAAAAGCAGAAGAACGAGAAGAAACCGCAGAATTTATCGATAAAGTTGCGGAAGTAGTTGGTATTAGTGCAGTAAAATACGCTGACTTAAGTCAAAATCGCACCAGTAACTACATTTTCAGCTACGACAAAATGCTGGATTTGAAAGGCAATACAGCACCATATATGTTGTATGCTTATGCTCGGATTCAAGGGATTAGCCGTAAGGGAGAGATTAACTTTGCAGATTTGGGAGATAATGCCAAAGTCATCCTGCAACATGAAACAGAATTTGCTCTAGCTAAATACCTACTGCAACTAGGTGAAGTGATTAGTACTGTAGAAGAAGACTTATCACCTAACCGTTTATGTGAGTATTTGTATGAATTGAGTAAACGCTTTAATGCGTTTTATGACCGCAATCAAGGGGTGCAGGTTTTAAGTGCAGAGGAACCATTGCGGACATCCCGTTTAGTTCTGTGTGATTTGACAGCTAGAACTTTAAAACTCGGCTTATCATTGTTGGGTATTCAGGTGCTTGAACGGATGTAA
- a CDS encoding Uma2 family endonuclease — MVQYNPLDCLPSSAELPDSDDTPVDNELQNLIPNLLDAILALAWSQRTDWFFGVDMGIYYAPSNPPLVPDGFLSLGVERFIGEEGRLSYVLWEEDGIVPIFALEVVSKTYGGEYEKKKTDYAKLGILYYAIYVSSRRYRRKREPLEVYRLENGEYILQPGSLVWMPEVGLSLGRERGTYLGRTREWLYWYDEAGRRLATPEELVAQEKQRAERLAQRLRELGINPDEI, encoded by the coding sequence ATGGTACAGTACAACCCCTTAGACTGTCTTCCATCCTCGGCAGAACTTCCCGACTCCGACGATACGCCAGTAGATAACGAACTACAAAATCTGATTCCCAATTTACTAGATGCGATTTTGGCTTTAGCCTGGAGTCAACGCACCGATTGGTTTTTTGGTGTTGATATGGGCATTTATTATGCACCCAGCAACCCGCCATTAGTACCTGATGGGTTTCTTAGCTTGGGTGTAGAACGTTTTATAGGTGAAGAGGGACGCTTAAGTTATGTCTTGTGGGAAGAAGATGGTATTGTTCCCATTTTCGCCTTAGAAGTTGTTTCTAAAACTTACGGTGGCGAATACGAAAAGAAAAAAACCGATTACGCGAAATTGGGTATTTTATATTATGCAATTTATGTATCCAGTCGTAGATATCGGCGTAAACGAGAACCATTAGAAGTTTATCGTTTAGAAAATGGTGAATATATTTTACAACCAGGTTCCCTGGTGTGGATGCCAGAAGTTGGTTTATCACTGGGACGAGAACGCGGTACTTACTTGGGAAGAACGCGGGAATGGTTGTATTGGTATGACGAAGCAGGACGAAGATTAGCTACACCAGAGGAATTAGTAGCGCAAGAAAAACAACGCGCTGAACGGCTGGCGCAAAGATTGCGGGAGTTGGGTATTAATCCCGATGAAATTTAG
- a CDS encoding heavy-metal-associated domain-containing protein, whose translation MTIQLTVPNMACSACANNITNAVKTVDVDAIVQADPQTKLVNVETQASETSIKDALAAAGYPAA comes from the coding sequence ATGACAATCCAACTCACAGTTCCCAACATGGCTTGTTCTGCTTGTGCAAACAACATTACCAATGCAGTAAAAACAGTTGATGTTGATGCGATCGTTCAGGCTGATCCACAGACTAAGCTGGTGAACGTAGAAACGCAAGCCTCAGAAACTTCCATCAAAGATGCTTTAGCTGCTGCTGGCTATCCGGCTGCATAA